The following proteins are encoded in a genomic region of bacterium:
- the dtd gene encoding D-aminoacyl-tRNA deacylase: MRAVLQRVRSASVTVNGDRISAIGRGLLILLGVTGDDDAKTAARLAEKTAALRIFEDQAGKMNLSVRDVAGEALVVSQFTLYADCNKGRRPSFMNAASPDEARELYERFCELLSGLGVPTRRGQFGAKMIVSLENDGPVTIVLDTLLL; the protein is encoded by the coding sequence ATGAGGGCCGTCCTGCAGCGCGTCAGAAGCGCCTCGGTTACGGTCAACGGCGACCGCATAAGCGCCATCGGCAGGGGTCTTCTGATTCTGCTCGGCGTAACAGGAGACGACGATGCCAAGACGGCGGCACGGCTCGCGGAGAAGACCGCTGCACTCCGAATCTTCGAGGACCAAGCCGGCAAGATGAACCTTTCCGTTCGGGATGTCGCAGGCGAGGCGCTAGTCGTGTCGCAGTTCACCCTTTACGCAGACTGTAATAAGGGAAGGCGCCCCAGCTTTATGAACGCAGCCTCTCCTGACGAGGCGCGTGAGCTTTACGAGCGCTTCTGCGAGCTGCTGAGCGGGCTTGGCGTCCCCACGCGTCGCGGCCAGTTTGGGGCGAAGATGATAGTGTCCCTTGAGAACGACGGGCCAGTTACGATCGTGCTCGACACGCTCCTACTCTGA
- a CDS encoding radical SAM protein, producing MVRLQKSVERILLVSPHYTAPRGYKIDLTPPLGIAYVAAVLEEKGYDVRVLDVAAEGFRNRHPIDGGYVRVGLSYEEIEKKISEFSPDVVGVSCLLSSQFPDMCGICRLAKERCKVPITVVGGEHPSALPEESLSRDYIDFVVIGEGEYTMRDLMQRVSDGDGFSQIGGLGYKTEGRIVVNEKSSFIEDLDELPLPARHLLPMQTYFDTNIPQSGTSLRSPNTPMMTSRGCPGRCVFCATARFWGNRQRTRSVQKVLDEMEHLIERYGVREVQFIDDNLTLERGRAIELFDGMVDRRLDLAWNTPQGIAIWGLDEEVLEKMKRSGCYEITLGIESGDPDVLKNIIKKPISMDRIEQIVKAARKLGLITKGYFVVGLPGETKEQMQKTFDFAKRLRLDAAGIFIATPLPGTELYRICKEKGYLKEGFSFEKIIYARGNIETPDFTSREVERLVSRNILTLNLGLLLRNPFRFFKKYSRILRTNPRSLIGYVIFLLAECLRRRDRA from the coding sequence ATGGTGCGCCTTCAAAAGAGTGTCGAGAGAATCCTGCTAGTGTCCCCCCACTACACGGCGCCAAGGGGATACAAGATAGACCTGACCCCGCCGCTCGGGATAGCGTACGTCGCGGCCGTGCTGGAGGAAAAGGGCTACGACGTGAGGGTCCTGGATGTGGCGGCGGAGGGTTTCCGCAATCGACATCCCATAGACGGAGGCTACGTTCGCGTCGGTCTGAGCTATGAGGAGATTGAGAAGAAGATAAGCGAGTTTTCGCCGGACGTTGTGGGCGTGTCCTGTCTCTTATCGAGCCAGTTTCCAGATATGTGCGGGATTTGCAGGCTGGCCAAGGAGCGATGCAAAGTTCCGATCACGGTTGTGGGTGGAGAGCACCCTTCCGCGCTGCCGGAAGAGAGCCTTAGCAGGGATTACATCGATTTCGTGGTGATCGGCGAGGGCGAGTACACGATGCGCGACCTGATGCAGAGGGTATCCGACGGAGATGGTTTTTCTCAGATAGGAGGTCTCGGATACAAGACTGAGGGCAGAATAGTAGTAAACGAGAAGAGCTCTTTCATTGAGGACCTGGACGAGCTTCCGCTGCCCGCTAGGCACCTGCTGCCCATGCAGACTTACTTTGACACTAACATACCTCAGTCCGGGACTTCCTTGAGGTCCCCGAATACACCGATGATGACATCGCGGGGGTGCCCTGGGCGCTGCGTATTCTGCGCCACCGCGAGGTTCTGGGGCAACAGGCAAAGAACACGCTCCGTCCAGAAGGTTTTGGACGAGATGGAGCATCTGATCGAGCGATATGGGGTCCGAGAGGTCCAGTTCATTGACGATAATCTCACGCTCGAGAGAGGCAGGGCCATAGAGCTGTTTGACGGCATGGTTGACAGACGCTTGGACCTTGCATGGAACACACCGCAAGGTATCGCTATCTGGGGCCTGGATGAAGAAGTTCTAGAGAAGATGAAACGGAGCGGATGCTACGAGATAACCCTGGGGATAGAGAGCGGCGATCCAGACGTCCTGAAGAACATCATCAAGAAACCTATCTCGATGGACAGGATCGAGCAAATTGTGAAGGCCGCAAGAAAACTGGGTCTCATAACAAAGGGCTACTTCGTTGTGGGGCTTCCTGGCGAGACAAAAGAGCAAATGCAGAAGACTTTTGACTTCGCAAAGAGGCTGCGCCTGGACGCGGCAGGCATCTTCATCGCTACACCGCTGCCGGGCACAGAGCTTTACAGAATCTGCAAGGAGAAGGGATACCTAAAAGAAGGCTTCAGCTTTGAGAAGATAATCTACGCTAGGGGCAATATCGAGACCCCGGATTTCACATCGCGCGAGGTGGAGCGGCTGGTCTCAAGAAACATTTTGACGCTCAACCTGGGCCTTCTGCTGAGGAACCCCTTCAGGTTCTTCAAGAAATACTCCCGGATACTCCGCACGAATCCCCGATCTCTGATCGGCTATGTCATCTTCCTCTTGGCTGAATGCTTGAGAAGAAGGGACCGAGCATGA
- a CDS encoding carbamoyltransferase C-terminal domain-containing protein — translation MEAPKERIILSFSEDFTANASLFIDGKIVASAAEERFNRKKCSAGFPELAIKYCLSEAGIDFEDVDTVVAANKYHFVYRLFPNQFKDYNHDFLNLKQKVYMHYHQLVQSCGPLQSLVEWLCKSLLQRHLGRKIVLCDHHLTHAYSAFMTSGFPEALGVTIDNIGDGLSGGMFYCKDGKVRLMYGMPALASAGQFYGEITQFLGFNPLKHAGKVTGLAARGDAYNAYQLMMRFFSLSPDQKKFILPPILTKSFKRGLYRQLAKFSAEDIAAAAQRRLEDVVVDFVQHGLDQTGLRRLVLAGGVAGNVRLNQKLHELEQVDEIFVHPGMSDAGLSLGAGLMFLAEKTGLKPFRLDTVYFGPAFDDAAVEREFSNFDGLKVKKDPEIEETIATLLTQGKVVARFAGRMEYGPRALGNRTILYQATDPSVNDWLNEKLKRTEFMPFAPVTLAEKAHECYTGLDGAEYAAKFMTIAFDCTPKMKRECPGVVHVDGTARPQLIHESDNPSYYRILKRYYEMTGLSSIINTSFNMHEEPIVCTPYDALRAFTLGHLDYLAINNFLVKNESPS, via the coding sequence GTGGAGGCGCCGAAGGAACGGATCATCCTGAGCTTCAGCGAGGATTTCACCGCAAACGCCTCGCTTTTCATAGACGGCAAGATCGTTGCCTCGGCCGCCGAGGAGCGCTTCAACCGCAAGAAGTGCAGCGCCGGGTTTCCGGAGCTTGCCATCAAGTATTGCCTTTCGGAGGCAGGGATAGATTTTGAGGACGTAGATACTGTTGTGGCAGCCAACAAGTATCATTTCGTCTATCGGCTCTTCCCCAACCAGTTCAAGGATTACAACCATGACTTCTTGAACCTCAAGCAGAAGGTTTACATGCACTACCACCAGTTGGTGCAGAGCTGCGGGCCCCTGCAATCGCTTGTGGAGTGGCTGTGCAAATCCCTTTTGCAGCGGCATCTTGGGCGGAAGATAGTCCTCTGCGACCACCACTTGACGCACGCATATTCGGCGTTTATGACCTCCGGCTTCCCCGAAGCGCTTGGCGTTACGATCGATAACATCGGGGACGGGCTTTCGGGCGGAATGTTCTACTGCAAGGACGGGAAGGTGCGGCTCATGTATGGCATGCCGGCGCTTGCCTCGGCAGGCCAGTTCTATGGTGAGATAACGCAGTTTCTCGGCTTCAATCCGCTCAAACATGCCGGCAAGGTGACCGGCCTTGCGGCACGCGGCGATGCCTACAACGCCTACCAGCTGATGATGCGATTCTTCTCGCTCTCACCAGACCAAAAGAAGTTCATTCTGCCACCAATTCTGACCAAAAGCTTCAAAAGAGGGCTTTATAGGCAGCTCGCCAAGTTCAGCGCGGAGGACATCGCAGCGGCGGCGCAGCGGCGCCTCGAGGACGTAGTCGTCGATTTCGTCCAGCACGGGCTTGACCAGACGGGGCTGAGGCGCCTCGTGCTGGCGGGCGGCGTTGCTGGGAACGTTCGGCTGAACCAGAAGCTTCATGAGTTGGAGCAGGTTGACGAGATATTCGTGCATCCTGGGATGAGCGATGCGGGGCTCTCGCTCGGAGCGGGGCTTATGTTCCTTGCGGAAAAGACGGGACTTAAGCCGTTTAGGCTTGATACCGTTTATTTCGGGCCGGCTTTTGACGACGCGGCCGTTGAGCGGGAGTTCAGCAACTTCGACGGGCTGAAGGTCAAGAAAGACCCTGAAATCGAGGAGACAATAGCCACGCTGCTGACGCAGGGCAAGGTCGTGGCCAGGTTCGCCGGCAGGATGGAGTATGGCCCGCGGGCGCTCGGCAACAGGACGATTTTGTATCAGGCGACTGACCCGTCGGTGAACGACTGGTTGAACGAAAAGCTCAAGCGGACGGAGTTCATGCCGTTTGCCCCGGTTACGCTTGCGGAGAAGGCGCACGAGTGCTACACGGGGCTTGATGGCGCCGAGTATGCGGCGAAGTTTATGACGATAGCGTTCGATTGCACGCCGAAAATGAAGCGGGAGTGCCCCGGCGTCGTTCACGTTGACGGCACAGCAAGGCCGCAGCTCATCCACGAGAGCGACAACCCATCCTACTATCGCATACTAAAGCGGTATTACGAGATGACGGGCCTCTCCAGTATCATCAATACCTCTTTCAACATGCACGAGGAGCCGATAGTTTGCACGCCCTACGATGCGCTTAGGGCTTTCACACTCGGCCATCTCGACTACCTTGCGATCAACAACTTCTTGGTGAAGAACGAATCGCCCAGCTAG